A portion of the Streptococcus urinalis 2285-97 genome contains these proteins:
- a CDS encoding proline--tRNA ligase, with protein MKQSNMLIPTLREMPSDAQVISHALMVRAGYVRQISAGIYAYLPLANRTIEKFKTIMRQEFEKIGAVEMLAPALLTADLWRESGRYDTYGDDLYKLKNRDNSDFILGPTHEETLTVLIRDAVKSYKQLPLNVYQIQSKYRDEKRPRNGLLRTREFIMKDGYSFHPNYESLDITYEDYRKAYEAIFKRAGLDFKGIIGDGGAMGGKDSQEFMAITPERTDLSRWLVLDKSIASIDDIPEDVLENIKTELTSWLVSGEDTIAYSTASSYAANLEMASDAYKPKTKVASQNQLEKIETPDCKTIDAVSEFFKVGEEETIKTLLLIADEKPVVALLVGNDQLNEVKLKNYLGADFLDTASEDDAKAILGAGFGSLGPVNLAEDIRIIADRKVQDLTDAIAGANQDGYHFTGVNPGRDFEAEYVDIREVKEGELSPDGQGTLQFARGIEIGHIFKLGTRYSESMNVHILDENGHSVPVIMGCYGIGVSRILSAVIEQHARLFVNKTPKGDFRYSWGINFPKELAPFDVHLITVNVKDQVANDLTQTIENQLVEKGYEVLTDDRNERVGSKFSDSDLIGLPIRVTVGKKAQEGIVEVKIKSSGDSIEVHAYNLIETLEILTK; from the coding sequence ATGAAACAATCAAACATGTTAATCCCAACACTTCGCGAAATGCCAAGTGATGCACAAGTAATCAGTCATGCTTTAATGGTTCGAGCTGGTTATGTCCGACAAATCTCTGCAGGTATCTATGCTTATTTGCCATTGGCAAATCGTACCATCGAAAAATTCAAGACTATTATGCGTCAAGAATTTGAAAAGATTGGTGCTGTAGAAATGTTAGCACCTGCACTACTAACCGCTGATTTATGGCGTGAATCAGGTCGTTATGATACTTATGGCGATGACCTTTACAAACTCAAAAATCGTGATAATTCTGATTTTATCCTTGGGCCAACGCACGAAGAAACCTTAACGGTCTTAATTCGTGATGCGGTAAAATCTTATAAACAATTACCACTTAATGTGTATCAAATTCAATCAAAATACCGTGATGAAAAGAGACCACGTAATGGTCTATTGCGTACACGTGAATTTATCATGAAAGATGGTTATAGTTTCCATCCAAATTATGAAAGCTTAGACATCACCTATGAAGATTATCGAAAAGCATACGAAGCCATTTTTAAACGTGCTGGTCTAGATTTTAAAGGAATTATTGGTGATGGTGGTGCAATGGGAGGTAAAGACTCCCAAGAGTTTATGGCAATTACACCTGAACGAACAGATTTAAGTCGCTGGTTAGTCTTAGATAAATCAATCGCTTCTATTGATGACATTCCTGAAGATGTTCTGGAAAATATTAAAACTGAGTTAACTTCTTGGTTGGTTTCTGGCGAAGATACCATTGCCTATTCTACTGCCTCAAGCTATGCAGCAAACTTAGAAATGGCTTCCGATGCTTACAAACCCAAAACAAAAGTAGCTAGTCAAAACCAACTTGAAAAAATAGAGACACCAGATTGCAAGACAATTGATGCAGTATCTGAATTCTTTAAAGTTGGTGAAGAAGAAACAATCAAGACACTTCTTTTGATTGCTGATGAAAAACCAGTTGTTGCTTTGTTAGTTGGTAATGACCAGCTAAATGAAGTTAAACTTAAAAATTATTTAGGTGCTGACTTCCTTGATACAGCTAGCGAAGATGACGCGAAAGCTATTTTAGGTGCTGGATTTGGTTCTCTAGGGCCAGTCAATTTAGCAGAAGATATCCGCATTATTGCTGATCGTAAAGTTCAAGATTTGACGGATGCAATTGCTGGGGCAAACCAAGATGGTTATCATTTTACTGGTGTAAATCCAGGACGAGATTTTGAAGCTGAATACGTTGATATTCGTGAAGTTAAAGAAGGTGAATTATCACCTGATGGACAAGGGACACTACAGTTCGCTAGAGGTATCGAAATTGGCCATATTTTCAAACTTGGAACACGTTATTCCGAAAGTATGAATGTACATATCTTAGATGAAAATGGTCATTCAGTACCTGTAATCATGGGTTGCTATGGTATTGGTGTCAGTCGTATTTTATCAGCGGTTATTGAGCAACATGCTAGGTTATTTGTTAATAAAACACCTAAAGGTGATTTTCGATATTCATGGGGTATTAATTTCCCTAAAGAATTAGCACCATTTGATGTTCATCTTATTACTGTAAATGTTAAAGATCAGGTGGCTAATGATTTAACGCAAACCATTGAAAATCAATTAGTTGAAAAAGGTTATGAAGTATTAACTGATGATCGTAATGAGCGTGTTGGTTCAAAATTCTCTGATAGTGATTTGATTGGACTTCCTATCCGTGTCACAGTTGGTAAAAAAGCTCAAGAAGGAATTGTTGAAGTTAAAATTAAATCTAGTGGTGATAGCATTGAAGTTCATGCTTACAATCTTATCGAAACTTTAGAAATATTGACAAAATAA
- the rseP gene encoding RIP metalloprotease RseP produces the protein MLGILTFIIIFGILVVVHEFGHFYFAKKSGILVREFAIGMGPKIFSHMDSQGTLYTIRILPLGGYVRMAGWGDDKTEIKTGTPASLSLNDEHIVTRINLSSKQIDNTSLPIYVTSHDLEDKLTITGLVFDETKTYKVDHDATIVEEDGTEIRIAPLDVQYQNASVWGRMITNFAGPMNNFILGIIVFTILVFMQGGSPNEQTNAVRVVENSPAQKAGIKTNDRILSVGNNTVSNWQDLTQAVEKATQKLDSKHKTIRVSVKSKNTTKKLTLKPEKSQSSYIIGVRPALKTGLVDKLVGGLKLSIYGALAILVALKNLVFNFSLNKLGGPVAMYKMSSDAAKQGIISVLSLMGMLSMNLGIFNLIPIPALDGGKILMNIIEAIRRKPMKQETETYITLAGVAIMVVLMIAVTWNDIMRTFF, from the coding sequence ATGCTAGGAATATTAACCTTTATCATTATTTTTGGTATTTTAGTTGTTGTCCATGAATTTGGGCATTTCTATTTTGCTAAAAAATCAGGTATTTTAGTAAGAGAATTTGCTATTGGTATGGGACCAAAGATTTTTTCCCATATGGATAGTCAAGGCACCCTTTATACTATTCGTATTTTACCACTTGGTGGTTATGTCCGAATGGCAGGTTGGGGTGATGACAAGACTGAGATAAAAACGGGTACGCCAGCAAGTCTGAGTTTAAATGATGAACACATCGTAACCCGTATCAATCTGTCATCAAAACAAATTGATAATACCAGTCTTCCCATTTATGTGACATCTCATGATTTGGAAGATAAACTGACTATCACAGGTTTAGTTTTTGATGAAACAAAAACTTATAAGGTCGATCATGATGCTACTATTGTGGAAGAAGATGGAACAGAAATTAGAATAGCTCCTCTAGATGTTCAATACCAAAATGCAAGCGTATGGGGGAGAATGATAACTAATTTTGCAGGTCCCATGAATAATTTTATTTTGGGTATTATTGTTTTTACCATTCTTGTTTTTATGCAAGGTGGTTCACCTAATGAACAAACCAATGCCGTTCGAGTTGTTGAAAATAGCCCAGCTCAGAAAGCAGGTATCAAAACAAATGATCGGATTTTGTCAGTTGGAAATAATACCGTCTCAAATTGGCAAGATTTGACTCAAGCCGTTGAGAAAGCAACTCAAAAACTGGATTCAAAACACAAGACCATAAGGGTTTCTGTAAAATCTAAAAATACGACTAAAAAACTGACATTAAAACCGGAAAAAAGTCAATCCTCCTATATTATTGGGGTCAGACCTGCACTAAAAACAGGTTTAGTTGATAAATTAGTTGGTGGTTTAAAATTATCTATTTATGGTGCACTTGCTATTCTTGTTGCATTGAAGAATCTTGTTTTCAACTTTAGTTTAAATAAACTTGGTGGACCAGTTGCTATGTACAAGATGAGTAGTGATGCTGCAAAACAAGGCATTATCTCAGTGTTAAGTCTTATGGGAATGTTATCAATGAACTTAGGTATTTTTAACCTCATCCCGATCCCTGCCCTTGATGGTGGTAAAATTTTGATGAATATCATTGAAGCAATTCGTCGAAAACCAATGAAACAAGAAACAGAAACCTATATTACCTTAGCAGGTGTTGCTATCATGGTGGTATTAATGATTGCTGTGACTTGGAATGATATTATGCGAACCTTCTTCTAA
- a CDS encoding phosphatidate cytidylyltransferase: MRERVIWGGVAAAIFIPFLLIGNLPFQFFVGILAMIGVSELLKMKGLEILSFEGVLAMLGAFFLTIPLDNYFSSLPMNGNITVYAMMVFLILAGTVFNNHSYSFDDAAFPIASSFYVGIGFQNLVTARMAGIDKVLLALFIVWATDIGAYAIGRRVGKRKLLPSVSPNKTVEGSLGGIICAVVVAIIFMIVDKSVYAPHSFIMMLLYVVIFSIFGQFGDLVESAFKRHFNVKDSGKLIPGHGGILDRCDSLIFVFPIMHLVGLF; encoded by the coding sequence ATGAGAGAACGTGTCATTTGGGGTGGTGTAGCAGCAGCGATTTTTATCCCCTTCTTATTAATTGGGAATCTGCCATTTCAATTTTTTGTTGGTATTTTAGCCATGATTGGGGTATCAGAGTTGCTTAAAATGAAGGGTTTAGAAATCTTATCATTTGAAGGTGTTTTGGCAATGCTTGGAGCCTTCTTTCTAACCATACCTTTAGATAACTATTTTTCATCTTTACCAATGAATGGCAACATAACAGTTTATGCCATGATGGTCTTTCTCATATTAGCTGGAACTGTATTTAACAATCATTCTTACAGTTTTGATGATGCTGCTTTCCCAATTGCGAGTAGCTTTTACGTAGGGATTGGTTTTCAAAATTTAGTAACAGCTCGTATGGCTGGTATTGATAAAGTTTTATTAGCTTTATTTATTGTTTGGGCGACAGATATTGGTGCTTATGCTATTGGACGTCGTGTTGGAAAACGTAAGCTCCTACCTTCTGTTTCACCTAATAAAACAGTTGAAGGTAGTTTAGGTGGAATTATCTGTGCAGTAGTTGTTGCCATTATTTTTATGATTGTTGACAAGTCTGTCTATGCACCTCACTCCTTCATAATGATGCTGCTCTATGTGGTCATTTTTAGTATTTTTGGTCAATTTGGAGATTTAGTAGAAAGTGCTTTTAAACGTCATTTTAATGTTAAAGACTCTGGTAAATTAATTCCAGGTCATGGTGGTATTTTAGACCGCTGTGATTCATTGATTTTTGTTTTTCCAATCATGCACCTTGTAGGTTTGTTTTAA
- a CDS encoding isoprenyl transferase yields the protein MFGLNRKTKEIIIDKIPKHIGIIMDGNGRWAKKRLKPRVFGHKAGMDALQNVTIKASELGVRVLTVYAFSTENWSRPQDEVSFIMNLPVEFFDKYVPELNRNNVRIQMIGQTNRLPKETLDALNRAIKETRGNSGLVLNFALNYGGRDEITSAVKLIAQDVLDAKLNPDDITEDLIANYLMTDNLPYLYRNPDLIIRTSGELRLSNFLPWQSAYSELYFTPVLWPDFNQDELMKAIEDYNRRHRRFGGV from the coding sequence ATGTTTGGATTAAATCGAAAAACAAAAGAAATCATAATTGACAAAATACCAAAACATATTGGCATTATCATGGATGGTAATGGGAGATGGGCTAAAAAACGCTTAAAACCACGTGTTTTTGGTCATAAGGCTGGAATGGATGCATTACAAAATGTCACCATTAAAGCTTCAGAACTAGGGGTTAGAGTCTTGACCGTTTACGCTTTTTCAACTGAAAATTGGTCTCGTCCCCAAGATGAAGTTTCATTTATCATGAATTTACCTGTGGAATTCTTTGATAAGTATGTTCCAGAGTTAAACCGTAATAATGTCCGCATCCAAATGATTGGACAGACAAATAGGCTACCTAAAGAAACACTGGATGCTTTAAATAGAGCTATCAAAGAAACGCGTGGAAATTCTGGATTGGTTCTTAACTTTGCTTTGAATTATGGCGGTCGTGATGAAATTACCAGTGCTGTTAAATTGATTGCTCAAGATGTCCTAGATGCCAAATTAAATCCTGATGATATCACAGAAGATTTAATTGCCAATTATTTGATGACGGATAATTTACCTTATTTGTATCGTAATCCTGATTTAATCATTAGGACTAGTGGTGAACTCAGATTAAGTAATTTTTTACCTTGGCAATCAGCTTACAGTGAATTATACTTTACACCAGTTTTGTGGCCTGATTTTAATCAGGATGAATTAATGAAAGCAATCGAAGACTATAATCGCAGACATCGTCGATTTGGTGGTGTCTAG
- the yajC gene encoding preprotein translocase subunit YajC, with translation MNYSIIIMFVIMFGMIWFMQRQQKKQAQERQNQLETIQKGDEVITIGGMFAIVDELDRDAKKIVLDVDGVYLTFELSAIKRIVSKANAAVSQTPVVEETSVVAEESAIEE, from the coding sequence ATGAATTACTCAATTATTATCATGTTTGTTATTATGTTTGGTATGATTTGGTTTATGCAACGCCAACAAAAAAAACAAGCACAAGAACGTCAAAATCAGTTAGAAACTATTCAAAAAGGCGATGAAGTCATTACTATTGGCGGTATGTTTGCCATTGTTGATGAATTAGATCGTGATGCTAAAAAAATTGTTTTAGATGTTGATGGCGTTTATTTAACTTTTGAATTATCAGCTATCAAACGTATCGTTTCAAAAGCTAATGCTGCAGTATCACAAACACCCGTTGTGGAAGAAACATCAGTCGTTGCAGAAGAATCTGCAATTGAAGAATAA
- a CDS encoding thioredoxin domain-containing protein, translating to MSSFEESVAQFKEVTAKELSEKLANKEDLVAFIGRPTCPYCQRFVPKLANVIKEESIAVYYLNSGNLEDQSQIMALRNKYDVPTVPGLLVSKAGETKVVCDSSVTEPFISSFIKG from the coding sequence ATGTCATCATTTGAAGAATCAGTAGCACAATTTAAGGAAGTTACAGCAAAAGAACTTTCAGAAAAACTAGCAAATAAAGAGGATTTAGTAGCTTTTATTGGTCGTCCTACTTGCCCATATTGTCAACGGTTTGTTCCAAAACTAGCTAACGTTATAAAGGAAGAATCTATTGCTGTTTACTATTTAAATAGTGGAAATTTAGAAGACCAATCCCAAATTATGGCTTTAAGAAATAAATATGATGTGCCAACGGTACCTGGTCTATTAGTTTCTAAAGCTGGTGAAACTAAGGTGGTTTGTGACTCATCTGTTACAGAACCATTTATTAGCTCATTTATCAAAGGATAA
- the dexB gene encoding glucan 1,6-alpha-glucosidase DexB yields MEKHWWHKATVYQIYPRSFKDSSGNGVGDLNGIISQLDYIQKLGVTAIWLSPVYQSPMDDNGYDISDYQAIADIFGNMADMDRLLEEANARGIKIIMDLVVNHTSDEHAWFIEAKENPDSPERDYYIWRDQPNELLSTFSGSAWEYDDKSGQYYLHLFSKRQPDLNWENKDLRQKIYDMMNFWIAKGIGGFRMDVIDLIGKVPDQLITGNGPKLHNYLKEMNQASFGNHDLMTVGETWGATPEIAKQYSSPENHELSMVFQFEHVGLQHKPEAPKWDFSETLDVAALKRIFNKWQTELELGQGWNSLFWNNHDLPRVLSIWGNDGTYRVKSGKALAILLHLMRGTPYIYQGEEIGMTNYPFKDLKEVDDIESLNYAQEALEAGISKDNILESIRKVGRDNARTPMQWDGSKNAGFSEADETWLTVNPNYKEINVKSALEDKDSLFYTYQHLITLRQKEDWLVDADFELLDTAEKVFAYKRTLNDDSYLVVVNVSDEESDFELDFDFDQVIISNTEVATIQQKKQLAAWDAFCVKL; encoded by the coding sequence ATGGAAAAACATTGGTGGCATAAAGCGACGGTATACCAAATTTACCCTCGTTCATTTAAAGATAGCAGTGGAAATGGTGTAGGTGACTTAAATGGGATAATCAGTCAACTAGACTATATTCAAAAATTAGGAGTGACGGCTATTTGGCTTTCTCCTGTTTATCAGAGTCCAATGGATGATAATGGTTATGACATTTCAGATTATCAAGCCATAGCGGATATTTTTGGAAATATGGCTGATATGGATCGATTGCTAGAAGAAGCAAATGCAAGAGGGATCAAAATCATTATGGATTTAGTGGTCAATCATACTTCTGATGAACATGCGTGGTTTATTGAGGCAAAAGAAAATCCAGACAGTCCAGAAAGAGACTATTATATTTGGCGTGACCAGCCAAATGAACTACTGTCCACATTTAGTGGTTCAGCATGGGAATATGATGACAAATCTGGACAATACTATTTACACCTTTTTAGTAAACGGCAACCAGATCTTAATTGGGAAAATAAAGATCTCCGTCAAAAAATTTATGACATGATGAATTTTTGGATTGCAAAAGGAATTGGTGGCTTCAGAATGGATGTCATCGATTTGATTGGGAAAGTTCCTGATCAATTAATTACAGGAAATGGACCCAAACTCCATAACTATCTAAAAGAAATGAATCAAGCAAGCTTTGGTAATCATGATTTAATGACAGTAGGAGAGACTTGGGGTGCAACACCAGAAATTGCGAAACAATATTCTAGTCCAGAAAATCATGAGTTATCAATGGTTTTTCAATTTGAACATGTTGGTTTACAACATAAACCAGAAGCACCAAAGTGGGACTTTTCTGAAACACTAGATGTTGCAGCACTTAAAAGGATTTTTAATAAGTGGCAAACAGAACTTGAGCTAGGTCAAGGTTGGAATTCTCTTTTTTGGAATAATCATGATTTACCTAGAGTATTGTCTATTTGGGGAAATGATGGTACCTATCGGGTGAAATCTGGTAAGGCCTTAGCAATTTTACTTCATTTAATGCGTGGCACACCTTATATTTATCAAGGTGAAGAAATTGGGATGACCAATTATCCCTTTAAAGACTTAAAAGAAGTGGATGACATTGAATCCCTTAATTACGCACAAGAGGCGTTAGAAGCAGGCATTTCAAAAGATAACATTTTAGAAAGTATCCGAAAAGTTGGACGTGACAATGCCAGAACCCCAATGCAATGGGATGGTTCAAAGAATGCTGGTTTTTCTGAAGCTGATGAAACATGGCTAACGGTTAATCCTAACTATAAAGAAATTAATGTTAAATCAGCACTTGAAGATAAAGACTCACTCTTTTATACCTATCAACATTTAATCACCTTACGACAAAAGGAAGATTGGCTTGTTGATGCGGATTTTGAACTCCTTGATACCGCTGAAAAAGTATTTGCTTATAAACGAACATTGAATGATGATAGTTATTTAGTTGTCGTTAATGTCTCTGATGAAGAAAGTGATTTTGAGTTAGATTTTGATTTTGATCAAGTTATTATCTCAAATACAGAAGTAGCAACTATTCAACAAAAGAAACAATTAGCTGCATGGGATGCATTCTGTGTTAAATTATAG
- a CDS encoding ABC transporter ATP-binding protein → MVELNLNHIYKKYPNTDHYAVEDFDLDIKDKEFIVFVGPSGCGKSTTLRMIAGLEDISEGEFKIDGEVVNNKSPKDRDIAMVFQNYALYPHMTVYDNMAFGLKLRKYKKAEIDTRVKEAAQILGLTEFLERKPADLSGGQRQRVAMGRAIVRDAKVFLMDEPLSNLDAKLRVSMRAEIAKIHQRIGSTTIYVTHDQTEAMTLADRIVIMSATKNPQGNGTIGKIEQVGTPQELYNLPANKFVAGFIGSPAMNFFDVIVKDGRITSEDGLDIAIPEGQEKMLENAGYLGKKVTFGIRPEDISSKNIVQETFPNANVTAEVLVSELLGAETMLYVKLGQTEFASRVDARDFHNPGENVSLTFNVSKGHFFDIEMEQAIR, encoded by the coding sequence ATGGTTGAATTAAATCTAAATCACATTTATAAAAAATACCCTAATACTGATCATTATGCTGTTGAAGATTTTGATTTGGATATCAAAGATAAAGAGTTTATCGTTTTTGTTGGGCCATCAGGATGCGGAAAATCAACAACCTTACGTATGATTGCTGGACTTGAAGATATTTCTGAGGGTGAATTCAAAATTGATGGTGAAGTTGTTAATAACAAATCACCAAAAGACCGTGATATCGCAATGGTTTTCCAAAATTATGCCCTATATCCACATATGACAGTCTATGACAATATGGCCTTTGGTCTCAAATTGCGTAAGTACAAAAAAGCTGAAATTGATACACGCGTGAAAGAAGCTGCACAAATTTTGGGACTAACAGAATTCCTAGAGCGCAAACCGGCTGATTTATCAGGTGGTCAGCGTCAACGTGTTGCTATGGGTCGTGCCATTGTTCGTGATGCAAAAGTTTTCTTGATGGATGAACCTTTATCAAACTTGGATGCAAAATTACGGGTGTCAATGCGTGCAGAAATTGCCAAAATTCATCAACGTATTGGTTCAACAACGATTTACGTTACTCATGACCAAACTGAAGCCATGACATTAGCTGACCGTATTGTTATCATGAGTGCCACTAAAAACCCTCAAGGAAATGGAACAATTGGTAAGATTGAGCAAGTCGGAACACCACAAGAACTTTACAATTTACCAGCAAATAAATTTGTTGCCGGCTTTATTGGAAGTCCAGCTATGAATTTCTTTGATGTTATTGTTAAAGACGGCAGAATCACTAGTGAAGATGGCCTAGATATTGCCATTCCAGAAGGACAAGAAAAAATGCTTGAAAATGCTGGATATCTTGGTAAAAAGGTTACTTTTGGTATTCGTCCAGAAGACATTTCAAGTAAAAATATTGTGCAAGAAACCTTCCCAAATGCAAATGTAACTGCTGAAGTTCTTGTTTCTGAATTATTAGGAGCAGAAACAATGCTCTATGTAAAACTTGGACAAACTGAATTTGCATCACGTGTTGACGCGCGTGACTTCCACAATCCAGGTGAAAATGTTAGCTTAACCTTCAATGTATCAAAAGGACATTTCTTTGATATTGAAATGGAACAAGCTATTCGTTAA
- a CDS encoding helix-turn-helix domain-containing protein — translation MSLEDLFNGVKISQEPFVSDDFISIEKEGIYYHFLKEDLSQREYQLLSLFQNHKIDKSVVLTPWERFLESNHSTPPISFTDLQFIYLNHSKKLSVELVDLLNQLIPVLESIVTLSDHESVLIVNQSQFFEVNETLKNLLPTLESDFEVTLSLCLGNRWHQLDNDHLKKVYQEERQLWQTYVREQKTLEVTSFTHLILWGLSHQKHFSVIKQLLVSQLSQVKETKDVVEALWESQGNLAQTAQKLFIHRNSLNYKLDKIQTTSGLNLKQLEDLTISYLLLLEIA, via the coding sequence ATGTCACTAGAAGACCTTTTCAATGGAGTAAAAATAAGTCAAGAACCTTTTGTTTCAGATGATTTTATTAGTATCGAAAAAGAAGGAATCTATTATCATTTTTTAAAAGAAGACTTAAGTCAGCGAGAATACCAACTCCTCTCTTTATTTCAGAATCATAAGATAGATAAATCAGTTGTCTTGACACCGTGGGAGCGTTTTTTAGAGTCTAATCATAGCACACCACCAATCTCTTTTACGGATCTTCAATTTATCTATTTGAATCATTCTAAAAAGCTTTCAGTAGAGTTAGTTGATTTGTTAAATCAATTGATTCCCGTTTTAGAATCAATAGTTACTTTAAGTGACCACGAAAGTGTTTTGATTGTTAACCAATCACAATTTTTTGAGGTTAATGAAACTTTGAAAAATCTTTTGCCAACTCTGGAAAGTGATTTTGAAGTCACCTTATCTTTATGTTTAGGTAATCGGTGGCACCAGTTAGACAATGATCATTTGAAAAAAGTCTATCAAGAAGAAAGACAATTGTGGCAAACCTATGTTAGGGAACAAAAAACATTAGAAGTAACTAGCTTTACGCATCTGATATTATGGGGTTTAAGTCACCAAAAACATTTCTCTGTCATTAAACAACTGTTGGTTTCTCAATTAAGCCAAGTTAAAGAAACGAAGGATGTCGTTGAGGCTTTGTGGGAATCTCAAGGAAACCTAGCTCAAACAGCACAAAAATTATTTATCCATCGCAATTCATTAAATTACAAATTAGACAAAATCCAAACTACATCAGGTTTAAACTTAAAACAACTAGAGGATTTAACCATTTCATATCTTCTGTTATTAGAAATAGCTTAA
- the dtd gene encoding D-aminoacyl-tRNA deacylase: MRIVIQRVSSADVSIEQKIVGQIDQGLLLLVGIGPDDREEDLAYACRKILNMRIFSDTDGKMNLSVKDINGSILSISQFTLYAETKKGNRPAFTAAAKPELAKKFYQAFNQELAKEVPVQTGVFGADMKVSLINDGPVTICLDTKQP, from the coding sequence ATGAGAATCGTTATTCAAAGAGTTAGTTCTGCTGATGTTTCCATTGAGCAAAAAATTGTTGGACAAATAGATCAAGGTTTACTATTACTAGTTGGGATTGGTCCAGATGATAGGGAAGAGGACTTGGCCTATGCCTGTCGAAAAATACTCAATATGCGAATATTTTCAGATACAGATGGCAAGATGAACCTATCTGTTAAAGATATCAATGGTAGTATCTTGTCCATTTCACAATTCACTTTATATGCTGAAACGAAAAAAGGAAATAGACCAGCCTTTACAGCTGCTGCTAAACCAGAGCTTGCCAAAAAATTCTACCAAGCTTTTAACCAGGAATTAGCTAAAGAAGTTCCTGTCCAAACGGGTGTCTTTGGTGCAGATATGAAGGTTTCCTTGATAAATGATGGTCCTGTTACCATTTGCCTTGACACGAAACAACCTTAA